CGACGGCACGGGAGCCCTCGCGGACGCGCTACACGGGCGTGAGCCGCGCATCGACGTGCTCCATCGCCCCAGCAAGCAGGGGCTGGGCACCGCCTACTTGGCGGGTTTTCGCCACGGGCTGGCGCGAAACTACGCCTACTTCATCGAGATGGACTGTGACTTCTCCCACGATCCGCAGTACCTCCCTGCTTTGCTCGAGCGCGCGCGAGCGGGCGCCGACCTCGTGCTCGGGTCGCGCTACATCGATCAGGGGGGCACGCGCAACTGGAGCCTGGCGCGGCGCGCGATCAGCCGCGGCGGCAACCTCTACGCGCGGGCGGTCCTCGGCCTTCCCTTCGATGATCTGACTGGCGGCTTCAAGTGCTTTCGACGGGCCGTGCTCGAGCGGATCCGGCTCGAGGCCGTGCGCTCGGAGGGCTATGCCTTCCAGATCGAAATGACCTACCGCGCCTGGCGTCGAGGCTTTCGCATCGAGGAGGTGCCCATCATCTTCGTCGATCGTCGGGTCGGCCAATCGAAAATGTCGCGTCGCATCGTCGGCGAGGCCGTGTGGATGGTCTGGCGCCTGCGCTGGGCGCTGCGCCGGGGCTGAGGTGCGCATCGCTCCCCGCGACGGGCTCGCGTCGCTCGTGCGGCCCCATCGCGGAGGGCTGCTTGCCGGTGTCTGCTGCGGGTTGGGTTTGGCGATCGTCGGCGGCCTCTACGCCTTCCTGACGGGTCCCTTGCTGCAAACGGTGCTCAGTGGCGGGGTGCGGGGGCCGCAGCATTTCCTGCGCTTGGTGCCGGCGCTGGCGACCCTGCAGGTTGGCGTGGCGGGCGCGCTCGGGGTCGTGGCTGCGGCGCTCGTGGGTCTGGCGCTGCTCAAGGGGCTGCTCCACCTGGCGCAGGCGGCGTTGATCGAGCGCACCAGCGAAGACGTCGGTCATGCGCTGCGCGTGCGGGTCTTCGAGCAGCTGATGCGTTTGCCCCTGCGCACGCATCGCGAGCGAGCCAGCGGCGAGCTGCTCGCGCGCCTGCTCGACGATACGCGTCAGGTCCGTGGGCTGCTGGTCGACCTCCCCCTGGCCATCGCGCGTGAGAGCGCCGCCCTCGTCGCCCTGGCGCTGGCCGCCATCTGGACCGCCCCACGGCTGGCGCTGCTGGCGCTGCTGGCGCTGCCACCGGTGGTGATCGCGGTCGCGCGGATCGCGCGGCGCGTGCGGGGCGCTGCGGCGCAGGGGCAGGTCGCCCTGGGGGAGCTCGCGAGCCGAGCGGAGCAGGCGCTGCGGGCCCTGCGAGAGATCAAGTCCTGCCGCGCCGAGGCGCGCGAGGTCGCGCGCTTCAGCAACCTCAGCGAGCGCTTGGCGCGGGCTGCGGCGACGGCGGTGTTGGCCCGGGCGCTGGGGCCGCT
The Pseudomonadota bacterium DNA segment above includes these coding regions:
- a CDS encoding polyprenol monophosphomannose synthase; translation: MPADVLVIVPTYNERENLEALTTAILAELPTADILVVDDGSPDGTGALADALHGREPRIDVLHRPSKQGLGTAYLAGFRHGLARNYAYFIEMDCDFSHDPQYLPALLERARAGADLVLGSRYIDQGGTRNWSLARRAISRGGNLYARAVLGLPFDDLTGGFKCFRRAVLERIRLEAVRSEGYAFQIEMTYRAWRRGFRIEEVPIIFVDRRVGQSKMSRRIVGEAVWMVWRLRWALRRG